Within the Miscanthus floridulus cultivar M001 chromosome 2, ASM1932011v1, whole genome shotgun sequence genome, the region ggtgatgaaatggaactgattgctcaactcttgcttgaaggtagaacatgtgcttacttagaatggctagataaagaattaatcatgactgctaataataacctaaataaggactcactattagtattgctttctgcaaaaagaaacccagcaaaccataaaagtTTATCATATCCCTttgagtcggaaaattattcccactagtcggataagtcttgcgagtacattatttactcagagtttatttaccctCTGTTGCAAGTTCAACTTGAGGAGtacccattgtgtgaaggattcttctggtgggcacagacggatccttgttcattatcgatagatgtttattatcattccgctgtttaatattccgcactctgaatttggcaatgtaataatgaatttctaagaactctggatgtatgaaatgtattaagtattgtaactcgttctcattattggatccttgaggaaaaatatggacttttcaggctctcccttggggtgtgcccgacgaaagccgcccgttgtagcttgctttcggggtgcttagtgtctggtggaagacgaatgCCTCCGTAAGTGAGTTATTTCGAGTGGTTCTACCACACTTTATATGGGTTGGTATCCGATTACGGGGTATCGGATTGCAGGCTAAGCTgaaacaaaacaaaatataatGATTACGGGGTATAGGATTGCAGGCTAAGCTGAAACAAAACAAAATCGAATGCAATTGCTTCGCTATCCATTTAGGTTACAAAAGCACCAACCAAACGCTTCCTGAGTGTTAGACCCATAGCTCATGCTCTCGACCTAAGAGAAGCATGGTTGGATTGCCATCAAATTGAATGTCATTGGTGGAATTAATTCACCTCAAATGTCTTGGGACAAAATTTAAATGCTTCAATATCTTATATTTCAGAATGGAGGAAGCAGTAAAATATCCTTGGTTATTCAAGCCATTTACCACTCATCTCTGTCACACATAgggctggataacgagctggctcggctcgtttcggctcggctcgttatggctcgttaagataacgagctagctcggctcggctcgttaaaagattgagctggctcgttaagctcacgagccaggtataaaaaatacacaaaatataatatttgcatttatctaaagtttgagaataataataatacaaaagaaatgcatctaacaaccttaaatcgaataaaaaaattaatatgcgctaatatatatacaagtataataaaatactatagtattcatgcatctaacaaccttaaatgatactttttttcctggaagcttggctcaTTTAGttcgcgagcggctcgcgagctggctcgagttggctcgttatagctaacgagctaaaatcttggctcggctcggctcgttatcataacgagccgagccgagccgagtcgagccagccacgagccgagcgagctaacgagcttcgagtttttcgtccagccttagtcACACACATCTATACTCTTTATCTCTTTCTGTCTGTTTTGAcacaaaacaagaaaagaaaGTCTAACtccaaaaaagaaaataaaagggaGTAGTCGGGCAAAGCCCATATGATTTCTAGCCATACCCGATCACCACTCCGGGCATGACCACTGTTTTATGTCTGTACGTATATTTCTAATTCACAAGACATATATGGACACCACGTACCTCCAGCGCTCTATTCAAACACAGCCGCCAAAATCAGTTCACAGTTTGGCACAAAGACATGCAAAATGCAATGGCCAATGGCATTATATACGATAATACAACACTAGAGACAAATCCAAATAGAAAGGTACTTTTTTTCCAATCCAAATTATTCTTCTACTGCAACTAATTACTGATACATTACATTGTAGCCATGCATTCTTATGGGTTATAGAAAGGTATTTTTTTTCCAATCCAAATTATTCCTCTACTGCAACTAACTACTGATAGATTACATTGTAGACATGCATCTTGTGGGTTATACGTACCAAAATACATGTTAGCATGAGATGGGGGACAAATGGCCGAGCATTTTCACACGTCATTCCAATACCATAATGCTACAAAACTAGACCTCAGGTAGACTCCGCAATCCGATATGTCTTCCCTGAcaagtatagtgcccgtgctaacgttATGGCTTCATTTCAGGGATGTATATGAAAGCAATCAAACGACGATTTTTTTTCCAGAGTTCAACTTTCACACGattgtatatgaccatgtatatacAATCCAGGAAACACTTACATGTAACCAGgcataataaagttatttctcgcaTTAACCATATAATTTACAATCTACCTAAATCCTTAAACATGTCTTGGAGATCTTCATGGCCACTTCATGCAAACTTCATCCAAAATAATCAAAGATGCCGTACCAAGCTTAAAGTAGATATAGCTTCTTAAAGTAACTCTATAATTCACTTTTGATAAATGAAAGAAAAGATTGTGTTTGatcttttttaaaattaaatagtAGATATAGTCGTAAATATATGTGCGCAACCGCGATGGATATTTATCTGGTTGTTCCTCGATTTCTCCCTCTCTCCCATCCTGTTTTCCTTTCTTCAGATGCTTTTCGGGTATTAGAAAGCTAACTAATAAAAATTAttggacaaaagaaaaaaaacattccTTCTTGGCATAATCAATTGATTTATCAAGTAAGTTTTAAGTACTCCATCTGTTTTAAatcgttttagcttttctagatacatgctccctccattccaaattataagtcgttttgacttttttggttcatccattttgctatgtatctagacatattattatatctagatgcataacaaaatggatataccaaaaaaatcaaagcgacttataatttggaatggatgaagtagtttttactatgtatatagacataatgtatatttaggtgcatagcaaaagctatatatctaaaaattagAACAAAACTAATTGTCTCTAGCTTGCGTATTCTATTTCATAATGGCTTTTATTTTCATAATCATGTGTCAAGTCGGTTCGTTTATTTTGTAAACTCGGTCGGGGCGTGTAGTGTGTAACTTTTGTAACACAGTGGTCTAACTCCTCTCTTTGGAGGATGAAACCGgatatttcttcttctttttttgaaaaataggcaaaaccaaatgagctaaacaTTTTCATCGATCTCCTCTTCGTGGGCCTGGACTGTAAGTGACCTGTTTTGCTTCCTTGTCCAGGGTGCCATCGTTGGTATTTTATGAGAAGAAAGGGGTAGACCTTTCCAGGTTTAGCCACGCTGCAGACGCTCCACTGCTcctactgacgcgtggggtcatcAAACCAGGTCCCACGTGTTCTTGACGGAAACATGCGAGTGGGTATGTTGGCAGGTCTGTCGCCATTCCTTATTGACGCAATACCAGAACGGCACGGAGAGTTTGGAAGGGGCGCGTCAGATGGGGCCGGGCTCGGCGTGAGTTTTTCCATTATAATGACAATTCTGGAAATTGCCTTGATCGGAGTCACGAATCTCTCCTTCCtatttgccttgattgactttcatatttgccttgattgacttcCATCGGTTTCCATTTTACCGTAGCCTGCGGGATGTGTGAGGCGTCCGTTGAAGCCTGGGTGGGGGAGATCCAAATAACGTTGGCTATCGGATCAAGTTGAAGCCTGTGAGAAAAGGATTAGAAGACATAGATTGTAATGATACAGTAATCCTGGGTACAATTTCGTTGGTGCACAATGGTTGTAGTCTTTAACGGGGAACTTTTTTTAGAAGACCTATTATAATTATGATTGGTCCGTTACAGTAAAGATGTACCATGTCATGTACCTATCGCTCGCCTCTAGAAATTTTTATTTCTAGGGGGCTTGCGGTGTTATTAGCATACGCTCTGAAAATAGATTTTTAGGGTGTCCGTTAGTTGGTCCTGTATATATATTTTACAAGGATGGCTCAAGCAATAATGATTTCTAAAAAAGAGGGGGGGGGGTCTCTAAAATTCATTTTTGTCTTAGGGCACGTTCGTTTCACACGGAATGGAGCGCCGGAACGGATCCGGCCAGGAACGTTGACGTATTTTATATGGGCCACCCACCACCAGGAAGCGATCTGGCCGGGAATCAGACGAAACAAACGGGCCCTTAGTGGTCTTTGGTGCCTGCCACTTAAAAGTAATTAGTGATGCACAATGAGCGCCCGCTAGTTGTCCCTCCTTATTATTTTTGAGGTTTTCAATAAAATAGGATCTTTTTTTCCTCTAAAATACATTTGAGTGACAGTTTAAAAAAATACATTGAGTGATTATCTTCATTTGCTTATTCTGTATTTGCATGGATATGCTAAACTTGATAACAACTTATTGATTTGTAGCAAAAATAAAAATCTTACTTCCTACGTATAAGAAAAAAAAGTTCAAGTAAACATAAGCAATGTAAACTCTTTACCCTACGGTTGAGATTGTTTGATTAGTCATCATATATCTTGAAGTGGACAAGAATAAAGCGTATGCATACAGATGGATGTTTGTGTATAGTAGCGAGGGTATTTAGACCAAATAATTATTATAAATTCATTCCTAGCAGTCTAATAACCATCATCATCCCATACCGTTAATTATTGGAACTATATATCAGACAGATTGCATTGGCCGTATTTTTATTATTACCACcttaattccaaattataaggcgTTTTGTGTTTTTCTAGATAAATACATAGCTTTTACAATACACTTAGATACACATTATGCTagatccatatatatatatagtaaaagcAATATATGCAGAAAAACAAAAATGTTGGGGGCAGGTACCCTCGGCACCGCTCCTCCCCTAACCCTCGACCTAGCGTTGGCTCAACTAACCCGCCCTCGTCCTAGGCACCACCCCCGCGACGAGGGTACCCTTGATCGGCTTTTTCCATCTGTGTTCAGGGGGCACGATTGAAGGTCAGCTGTGCTGGAGGAGCGTGGCGAGAAGGTCGCAAGACGGTGATGGCGAACAAACCCTCGCTGGGGGCACGTGAAGGTCGTTACCTGCCGCGGGAAGGATCCGTCCCGTCAGCAATTGGACCCGGGAGTGGTTGGCTGAGGAAAGAAGATTACCACCGTACCCCTGGCTCTTGTATAGCGTTTACCGGCTAGGGTCTAACCCTAATGTAATTCCACTGCGTCTTCGGGTATGGCCTATAAATGCCCGGAGCGCTCGTGTAAGAAACAGGTTAAACTTTTTTAGATAAATTAATAGATATTTAATCCGCAATTTTCCATCTCCTCGGTTTCCTGTACCCCCGCTCATCCCTTCACGTTAGTCTAGTCATTCACCTGTGGGAAACCCTCAGCCTCTCCCCTCGTGTCCTTAAGTGAGGGCGAGAGGTTAGGAGTGACTCCAcaaaaaacgtcttataatttttttttgagagaACAGGAGGGGCTTACGCCCCCACTGGaattaaattaaaaataaaaGGGTTCAGATAGGAACACTAAAAGGGAGAAAGCAATGTATGTAGAAAAACAAAAACATTTTATAAttaggaatggagggagtaatcaattaataaaacattattattattgtattattacACATACTGACATACGAGCATGACGACTAGATAGGAGGCGTCAATTGcattaattaatttatttatttatttacatttGTGATTGTGAAAGTGAATCGGCCGGAGGTGTCGAGAATCGGCGAGGGCGGAGGAGAGGATGGCGCCGCTGATTGATTTAAGACGGGGTGCATCAGTGCATGCATGCGCAGTACGATCGTGGAGCTTGAGCTGCTGATGGTATTAGACGCGCGTGATGTGCAGCATGCTTCACCATATGTGGTTAGACCCGCTCATGCTGCATGAGATGAGAGATTATATATATTGTGGACGGAGGACATGCAGAAACATttaaatcaaatcaaatcaaatggtTATAAACACGACTGACCCTGTCATTTTGCTCGGATCCAGTCGTCACAGTCACGGCGACACTACGATCCCGCTTGCCTCTGCCTTTgtcgaaaaaacatgccattATGATGCCGGCGATGCAGGCCAAACAGTGGACCAGGGCGAAAAGTGCACTGGCGAGCACCCAAAACAGTAACCTGCAAACAACAAGAGGTAGCCACTATATATATTATTAGTCCTACTCTAGTCGTAGTAGAATGTTGTTGGacattgtgtgtgtgtgtttgtgttaTATATAAagtaaaagctatatatatatatatatataaccagaAAAATCAAATCATGCATCTTGTAATTTGAAACAGGAAACGCATCCGGTACCCACCTATTGGCGACGTAGATGGAGGCGCCGACGGCGACCAAGATGAGCGGGATGGACAACACCACTCCACTGGTGGTTCCTGCGAGGTAGGCCACCACGAGGCACATGAGGTCGAGCAAGGTGACAAAGAGGAGCAACTGGACTTTCGGCTTCCGGTTGAGGAGCAGCGCGACTATGACGAGCGACGTCACGAACGACATGGCGTTGGTGTAGTAGAACGTCAGGTACCGCGAGGGGGCGTTGGTTTGCAGCACCGGCGTGCCGGCGGTGTGGTGGCCGGGGCTGTCGTCCTGCCACATGCCGCCTGGCGGGTTGAGGCCGGCGGCGTAGGTGATGGACACGGCGAGGGTGGCCAGCACCATCAGCCACTCGCGCATCTTGTCCAGAGCATCCTTCTTCACCTCCCACTTCTGCCAGTCTTTCTTGATTGACTCCAACAGCTTGTCGAGGTGCCTCTCGAAGCAGTTCTTCCCCGAAGCGCGAGCTGCTGCTTCTTTCTTCcgagcatcttcttcctcttccttcttcttccgagcatcttcttcctcttccttctttCCAGTGACGGAGCCAGCATTCTATATATTACGCGGGGGGTAAGAATTCCAAAAAAACACAGCACTGATTGAACGTACTAGACATCTTAATATATACTGTAATACACATGCACAATAATACAAAATCATTAATTGTACGTGTTACAGAAAACAAGGGAATTCCAAGGAATTAATACCTAAGAATACCGCTAGCGCCGCCTctgcttcttccttcttcttgcgagcatcttcttcctcctccttgctCCGATTCCGATGAGCAGCAGCAGCTTGTTCTTCGTTGTCGTCGGTAAGGTTGGGTCTATCAGCTGTACCCCTAGCAGCTCCGGCTCCGGccattgttgttattgttgtttaCTGGATGATTTCGCCATCAGACGGCCGACGTGCACTCGTCATTGTGAATGAATTTTGTGATGCGCGCTGGCGGCGGCGCCGGTGGTGGTTCCGATCCTGGCCGGATTTCATTCAGGTGTtggatttatttatatatatacgaCAACGCGAGACCGTGTGACATACATGCGTGCTGTAGCGCTTTCGCGCGGCCACCAAGCAAAGCAATTCCTCCGCCGCACCCTTGCTTGCTGGAGCCTCTCAAATACGAGCATATTGAACTTTACTTGGTTTGTTTATTTAGTGAAGGTCACCGACACAAGGGTACTTGTGCAGCTTTTTGAGGCAACCCCAAGaaattgtttttcttttttttaaatacaATTTATACGCAGAAGGTAACTTTTTGAATTTACCTTCGATCTATCTATTAGCTTTGTATCTGGAGTTCTGGACGAAAAATAATTGTGTTCAATCTCAAGGCCTAGATATTACCACACTAattagagaaaaaaaaacaaaattacccACTACAGTCAAATAAGTCACCGTTCACGGAGTATACTAAAGCAACAACTGATCCTACTCATTTATTCTTAAAAAAACAAGGGAACCATCTATGCCAAACAATTCTCCTTTGTTCAATTTTGAACTAGAATGGCCCTACGTGATGCTTTTTCCAGTCTTTTTAAAGAAATCTTGACGGATGTACATGACGGCCACACCTTTAGAAAGGTGGTTGGCAAAATTTAGGGAAAAAAAATTGGGTGCAAACTGTATCCACGGTACAAAATATTTTGTCTGTTTTGACTGCAAGAGAAATTTAAAAAGAAAGCTTGGAAACGACTAAAGAAAAGAAGCGAAAAACAAGGGGAAATAAATTTTAAAAAGAAAACTTGGAACCGATTTTAATTAAAAGGACCGGAAAAAGAGAATAAAACGTGGTCGGCAGGATTCGAACATGCGCGGGCAAAGCCCACATGATTTCTAGTCATGCCCGATAACCACTCCGGCACGACCACTGTTTGATTCCTGTGAGTTCGTAATTTGATTTCTATAAGCATGACGTAACCTCCTTCGTTTTATTCAAAAACACACCCGCCAAAATCAGTTCATAGTTTGATAGGTACAAAGACGTCGTCGACAACTCGACACACAAATGCAATGGCACTGCCAATAGCACTAGCAGAGGTCACATCGTCGCATCGATCATCACAACACCAGAGATGGAAGCTCTGTCTCGAATCTCTCGATCGATCGCGTCCACCGCGCGCAGTCGTCATTCCAGCTTCTGCACCTGGTGCGCGGGCCTCCGGGACGCCGCCACCGGCGTGTACTCCAGCAGCGGGCGAACCGGCGGGGCCGGAAGAGCGGCGGGAGGCGGGCGACGTGCGGTGATCGCGCTCGTGGtcgggccggcggcggcgggcgtggaCGACAGCAGGAGGCGGAAGGTCCAGGCGAGGACGTCGGGCGCGAAGACGCGGAAGACGAGGAAGACGTCGTACCAGCTGGGGCGCTTGACGTAGGCGTCGCCGCGACAGGCGCCGGCCACCAGTGCCCGCGCGTACGCCTCCACGTGCCCACCCCCcggcagcgccgccgcctcccgcTCTTCCTGCTTCCACTGCACCTCCGCCGCGCCTTCCTGGTGGTCCAGCGTGAACTTGCCGCCGCCGGCCCAGCCGTGCGTCGCCACGGTCACGCCCACCTCATCCTTCACCTCGTACCGGAGCGTCTCGTAGAagtccaccaccgccgccttcGCCGCCTGCCGTGCCGTGCCACATCATCAGTAGTTGCGGCAAACAGCTTTcttcttcagagttcagacaAGAAGAAGGGGGGAAAAAAGCAGGCTTGTCATCATACAGAGTAGAGGCTCATCCTGGGCATGGGGAGCCAGCTCTCGACGGACGCGTTGACGACGACGCGGCCGTGGCTCCGCCGGAGGTAGGGCAGCGCGGCGTAGGTCGGGTACACGTTGCCCCAGAAGTTGATGTCCTGCATTCATGAGTTGCGCTTAGATTCTGTCTTTCTGACATGACGACATGCATGCTGATCAGACGATCCTACCACCATACCATGAGGTGAGGGAAGGCCGTGGTGTCGCCGGCCTCCTCGAAGCTGAAGTCGTGGCTCAAGCTCACGGTGTTCACCAGATGGTTCACTGCCCACGCATGCATGCCCAGGTGTGTGTCAGAAGAAGGCAAGGGTTGCAGTTGCAGACAAATTAAAGAGGATCATTTGACGACTCACGCTGCCCGAAGTAGCTGACGGTGTCGGCGACGAGCCTCCGGCAGTCCTCTTCCTTGACGACGTCGGCGGCGATGACGAGGACCTGGCCGGCGCCCAGCTGCCGGGCGTTGTCGCGGATCCCGAACAGCCGCTGCTCCCGCCGCGCCACCAGCACCAGGCTCGCGTTCCGCCGCGCGTACTCGTACGCGATTTGCTGCGTCGCATGCGGTGGCCGTCGTCGTCGTGTGTCATGCTACTAACTAATTGATCTGAACGAATTAACGAATCTGCCGTACGATACGTACCTCGCCGATTGCGGAGGATGCGCCGGTTATGACGACGACCTTGCCAAGCATGTCCTCCTTGGTGAGGGTCTTGAGCGCCCACTCGACGCCGCGCAGGAACGACAGCGTCGGCCACGCGAACGCCAGCATCACCATGCTCGCCGGCGGCACCACCAGGTCCATCACCGCGTTCACCAACCGATCCATCCTAGCTTTAGCCCTTCCCTCGATCGATCACTCCCTGTCAACTCGATCCACACCTGATCCCTGCAGCCTGCAATGATCTTACTCTGAATGAGAATGCTGCGTGGATGAGGTGAGGGAGAAGAGATCGAATGGAGGAGATGGAGTAGTCACTTGACGAAGCCGAGTTGTGCTTCTGTAGTCTGAGGAACGGACCGGCCGGGGATAAGGACAGGCGAGGGTGGTGGCAGACGGACGGGTGCGGTGCATGGCGGGCAGCTGCGTGCGAGGGCCTGCCGGCTGCCGCCATGCGCACGTCGGTCCAGGACCAGGAGGAGGCACGCTTTGGTCACTTCCTCCTGCACGGCTCCCTCTGCGTATGCGTATAGTACGTGCTAGCCGCCGCTCTAGCTTAGGTACTTGTGTCACTCGAGACGTCTCCTGCCTGCTCTGCATCTGCATATACCTCTGAATTCACCGCTGTTCTCAGCTGGTTTTCCTTCAGTAAATTGAGCAGTTGTCTCTGTATGTCTCAAGTCTTTTTGGTGTAGAGCGATAAAAAAGGTTATTCTCTAAGAAACTGTACAAATGAGGTAAAATCACGGTCAAAGTAAAACTGATCTCATTCAGCTTCTGTGTTTAGTACAATTAGATGTTGTAGGGAGAAGTGGCCGGAAAAAAACAGTAAAAAATATACAGTTTGGCTCTTAATATATAATCTCAACTTATTTTGGCTATAATCAGATTATAAGTTGTACCAAACATGCGGACCGTACAAATCTAGTGACTTAAAACATCAAGGTCCGATAGTTTGGAGTCAGTCACAAAAAAAAAGGGAGAGATCCGATAGTCACCGTACAGATTTAGAGATTCAAATATCAAAATTTTAATGACACTGTTCTGCAAGTTTAGGAACCGCTTATGAATTTTACTCGTCGTTGAATTAGGACAGTGTAAAAGTGAATACTGCAGCAGTTGACGGTCAGTGGTTCAGATAACTAGAGAAGTAACAACagtggggaagaagaagaagcagagtATAATAAGTTATAACAACACCTGCAGCAGCCCTAATAACATGCAATGCAAATATGCAAACCCATATATGTGCACAACGAGGAATTTCCCTTCCGAAACCAATTCTTTACTCTTCCCCTGGAACATTCATTTTGATTTTCCCCCCTTCTATACGTACGAAGAATAGCCGATGTTGTTGACGATCACTACCATACCAAGCTACACAAGCTGGCATGGCTAGAAGTCTAGAACGCGCAGCACCGCGCCGTGAGGCCGCCGGAGTCGCCGGCCGACGACACCTGAATCGCCTGCCCCTCCCCGACGGCTCTCGCCTCGTcatccgccgccgccacggcggcGGCCAGCGCCTTCCTGCTGACGGCGCGGTAGATCTCCGTGAGCAGGGTCTCGAACGCGGCGTCGACGTTGGTGGCGTCGAGCGCGGAGGTCTCGACGAACGAGAGGCCCTCCCTCTCCGCGAGCGCGGCGGCGTCCCCGCGCGGCACGGCGCGGAGGCCGCGCTGCTTCGCCAGGTCGGTCTTGTTGCCGACGAGCATGACGGCGGCGCCGCGGCCGTCCGCGTGGTCCCGGAGCTCACGGAGCCACCGCACCGCGTTCTCGAACGTGGCCGCCTTGGTCACGTCGTACACCAGCAGCGCCCCCACCGCGCCGCGGTAGTAGGCGCTGGTGATGGCGCGGTACCGCTCCTGCCCCGCCGTGTCCCAGATCTGCGCCTTGACCGTCTTCCCGTCCACCTGTGATCGTGATCGATCGATGAGAGTAGA harbors:
- the LOC136513861 gene encoding uncharacterized protein — encoded protein: MREWLMVLATLAVSITYAAGLNPPGGMWQDDSPGHHTAGTPVLQTNAPSRYLTFYYTNAMSFVTSLVIVALLLNRKPKVQLLLFVTLLDLMCLVVAYLAGTTSGVVLSIPLILVAVGASIYVANSFYFIYNTNTHTQCPTTFYYD
- the LOC136537609 gene encoding 11-beta-hydroxysteroid dehydrogenase B-like, translating into MDRLVNAVMDLVVPPASMVMLAFAWPTLSFLRGVEWALKTLTKEDMLGKVVVITGASSAIGEQIAYEYARRNASLVLVARREQRLFGIRDNARQLGAGQVLVIAADVVKEEDCRRLVADTVSYFGQLNHLVNTVSLSHDFSFEEAGDTTAFPHLMDINFWGNVYPTYAALPYLRRSHGRVVVNASVESWLPMPRMSLYSAAKAAVVDFYETLRYEVKDEVGVTVATHGWAGGGKFTLDHQEGAAEVQWKQEEREAAALPGGGHVEAYARALVAGACRGDAYVKRPSWYDVFLVFRVFAPDVLAWTFRLLLSSTPAAAGPTTSAITARRPPPAALPAPPVRPLLEYTPVAASRRPAHQVQKLE
- the LOC136537610 gene encoding ras-related protein Rab2BV-like, whose amino-acid sequence is MSGRRPATWEQAADDYDYLFKVVLVGDSGVGKSNLLSRFTRNTFSLDSKSTIGVEFATRTIQVDGKTVKAQIWDTAGQERYRAITSAYYRGAVGALLVYDVTKAATFENAVRWLRELRDHADGRGAAVMLVGNKTDLAKQRGLRAVPRGDAAALAEREGLSFVETSALDATNVDAAFETLLTEIYRAVSRKALAAAVAAADDEARAVGEGQAIQVSSAGDSGGLTARCCAF